Within Caldisericota bacterium, the genomic segment TGAGACATTTGATTTTTTTTTGCAAAAGATAACATTTTAGAAACAGCAAATCTTTTAATACCAAACCGCCTGGATAAACTATTAGTGCTAAATGCGCTCCTACTTGTAGTAGTCGCCATAAGCTCCTTTATGAAAATAACCTGAGAGAGCGTCTTTAAAAGCATAGAAAGCACCATCCCATCAGCAGTCTTATTTTCCGTAAGTAGTTCATCAAACATTTTCAGTGCAACACCTTTTCGTCTTTCCATAATCGCATCAATCAAATTAAAAACTTTTGGTTCCAAGGTATATTCTACAATTTCCTCCACATCACTTTTCTCTATCTTTTTATTATCTCCAATAAATAATGCCAGCTTTTTTATCTCTGATAACAGTAAAAATAAATCTCCACTGCATCGGATCAGAAGTTCACGGACAGCATCGCCAGATATTTCTTTGCCGTTTTCTGTGCAACGACTTTTAATCCACGTCTTAAGTATATCTGACGAAACTGAGTACTCGCGGATAAACACAGAATCTTTCTCAATTACAAATTTTTTAACCGTCTCGAATTTTTTAGAAGATTTAGACATTATAATAAGCACTGA encodes:
- the holA gene encoding DNA polymerase III subunit delta — its product is REKFVDSTTIAFDFVELSGEDITVHDVSNVLDSIPFSKTGKGRVVVLRDIEELPVSEAQRIYLLTVPSSSVLIIMSKSSKKFETVKKFVIEKDSVFIREYSVSSDILKTWIKSRCTENGKEISGDAVRELLIRCSGDLFLLLSEIKKLALFIGDNKKIEKSDVEEIVEYTLEPKVFNLIDAIMERRKGVALKMFDELLTENKTADGMVLSMLLKTLSQVIFIKELMATTTSRSAFSTNSLSRRFGIKRFAVSKMLSFAKKNQMSQFLEAFHRLEEIDIKSKTGEVDRPLHIKLFIQNM